One Cuculus canorus isolate bCucCan1 chromosome 2, bCucCan1.pri, whole genome shotgun sequence genomic region harbors:
- the TGS1 gene encoding trimethylguanosine synthase isoform X1, whose protein sequence is MVPDPRGRLVAELLLSAGPSRGILCLCSRAFVEDRKLYKLGLKGFYVKDSNDSTGEEQASEEEKHCSDVTLKVDTDSLDLEEVELDSEAELMKSMGLPLRFGGQSAHRDFVATENHRKRSNMKVMKKKKKKKKELQQKHEDKTGQELLDRAGGGHIQSVTGEPALATEHHEKSNKPQVVTEEYCESSESLANEALPSELKEKWEKYWNEYGEGLLWQSWLEKHQGMSSSETTATSEPWNSPSIKEEWEQHYSELYWYYWEQFQYWTNQGWTTESSHGDSVEPSEVIQDTGLSGEMGLVSTSEGLSLELFASNTRSEGTLLSSTEPHGDIISGICNLNLNLEEVEQSSAAPTVAHHCPQEHHSSDSESQKEPCDGGTRKRSTSSENKSVNQSGSQESSSLNSKDKEQLLLHNQDEDEDEEPPEYRPAKVKRSHELDVDENPVEDPEETCSVLGFKCGTGQKYDGMPDFTHRSVQYLEEKAKLKSKFLDMRKPRKSKNTHIFFTEESEMSFKKSKTLRKVEKFLKQVNKPEEEATSHSASPQGKAEASSRSSDSEDQESATATQTATLNAENQNPPPSSSVASCETEGNNLEEEVQDVAASSTDEQGVGGQEHGCGRQLVSLDIPDYLQPETENVSQVVDEKITAKKKEKKRRRRNKIALHGIPAEIAGDPELAKYWAQRYRLFSRFDEGIKLDREGWFSVTPEKIAEHIAVRVSQSFNCDIIVDAFCGVGGNAIQFALTSKRVIAIDIDPEKLTLARNNAEVYGVADQIEFVCGDFMVLAADLQADVVFLSPPWGGPDYATAEIFDIQTMICPDGFEIFRLSKKITNNIVYFLPRNADIDQVASLAGPGGKVEIEQNFLNNKLKTITAYFGDLIRRDIS, encoded by the exons ATGGTGCCGGACCCGCGGGGTCGGCTGGTGGcggagctgctgctgagtgCGGGGCCCTCCCGCGGTAtcctctgcctctgctcccGCGCCTTCGTCGA AGATCGAAAATTGTATAAACTGGGATTAAAAGGATTTTATGTGAAAGATAGCAATGACAGTACAG GAGAGGAGCAGGCATCTGAAGAGGAGAAACATTGTAGCGATGTGACATTAAAGGTGGATACTGATTCTCTTGACCTGGAAGAAGTTGAACTGGATTCGGAGGCTGAGCTTATGAAGAGTATGGGATTGCCTCTTCGGTTTGGTGGGCAGTCAGCTCACAGGGACTTTGTG GcaacagaaaatcacagaaagagGAGTAACATGAAggttatgaaaaagaaaaagaagaagaaaaaagagttaCAGCAAAAACATGAGGATAAAACAGGGCAGGAACTTCTGGATCGAGCTGGTGGTGGTCACATCCAGTCTGTTACTGGTGAACCAGCCCTAGCTACAGAGCACCATGAGAAGAGCAACAAACCGCAGGTTGTAACTGAAGAGTACTGTGAAAGTTCAGAAAGTCTTGCAAATGAGGCTTTACCCAGCgaacttaaagaaaaatgggagaagtACTGGAATGAGTATGGAGAAGGCCTTCTCTGGCAAAGCTGGCTGGAAAAGCATCAAGGGATGTCATCATCTGAGACCACAGCAACCTCTGAGCCTTGGAATAGTCCAAGCATTAAGGAAGAGTGGGAGCAACATTATAGTGAACTGTATTGGTATTACTGGGAACAGTTTCAGTACTGGACAAATCAAGGGTGGACTACTGAGAGCTCACATGGTGACAGTGTGGAACCTAGTGAGGTTATCCAGGATACGGGTCTTTCAGGAGAAATGGGCTTGGTTAGCACAAGTGAAGGGCTGAGCTTGGAGCTGTTTGCCTCTAACACCAGAAGTGAGGGAACACTCCTGTCAAGTACTGAACCCCATGGTGATATAATATCTGGGATTTGtaatttaaatctgaatttggAGGAAGTGGAGCAGAGCAGTGCAGCTCCAACAGTTGCCCACCACTGTCCTCAAGAGCATCATTCATCTGACAGTGAAAGCCAGAAAGAGCCCTGTGATGGAGGAACCAGGAAAAGGAGcacttcttctgaaaataaaagtgttaACCAATCAG GTTCACAGGAATCAAGTAGCTTGAATTCAAAGGACAAAGAACAATTGCTGCTTCATAACcaagatgaggatgaggatgaagagCCTCCTGAATACAGACCTGCCAAAGTCAAGAGAAG cCACGAACTAGACGTGGATGAGAACCCAGTGGAAGATCCTGAGGAAACCTGCTCTGTTTTGGGTTTCAAATGTGGCACAGGACAAAA gtatGATGGAATGCCAGATTTCACCCACCGAAGTGTGCAGTACttggaggaaaaagcaaaactgaagtcCAAATTCTTAGATATGCGTAAACCAAGGAAGAGCAAAAACACACACATCTTCTTTACAGAGGAATCTGaaatgtctttcaaaaaaagtaaaactttgAGGAAG GTGGAGAAGTTCCTGAAGCAGGTTAATAAACCCGAAGAGGAAGCCACATCCCATTCAGCCTCCCCTCAGGGTAAAGCAGAGGCATCATCCCGGAGCAGCGACTCAGAGGATCAGGAAAGCGCTACTGCCACACAAACTGCGACACTGAATGCTGAAAACCAGAACCCACCACCATCTTCCAGTGTGGCCAGTTGTGAGACTGAAGGGAATAACCTTGAGGAAGAAGTGCAGGATGTGGCAGCGAGCAGCACTGATGAGCAGGGTGTAGGGGGGCAGGAGCATGGCTGTGGGCGACAACTAGTGTCTCTGGATATTCCCGATTATCTCCAGCCAGAGACAGAAAATGTCAGCCAAG TTGTAGATGAAAAAATTACTgcaaagaagaaggagaaaaaaaggaggagaaggaataaaattGCACTGCACGGTATACCTGCCGAGATTGCTGGTGATCCAGAGTTGGCCAAGTATTGGGCACAACGCTACCGGCTGTTCTCTCGGTTTGATGAGGGGATTAAACTAGACAGAG AGGGTTGGTTTTCTGTTACTCCTGAGAAAATAGCTGAGCATATTGCTGTCCGGGTCAGTCAGTCATTCAACTGTGATATCATAGTGGATGCATTCTGTGGGGTTGGAGGAAACGCTATTCAGTTTGCATTGACCTCAAAAAGAG TGATTGCTATTGATATTGATCCTGAGAAACTCACTCTTGCGCGCAACAACGCTGAGGTGTATGGTGTGGCGGATCAGATAGAATTCGTGTGTGGAGACTTCATGGTGTTGGCTGCTGACCTGCAAGCAGATGTGGTGTTCCTCAGCCCGCCCTGGGGTGGGCCTGACTATGCCACCGCTGAAATCTTCGATATCCAAACCATGATTTGCCCAGATGGAT TTGAAATTTTTAGGCTCTCCAAGAAGATCACCAACAATATTGTGTATTTTCTACCTCGGAATGCTGACATTGACCAG
- the TGS1 gene encoding trimethylguanosine synthase isoform X2 gives MVPDPRGRLVAELLLSAGPSRGILCLCSRAFVEDRKLYKLGLKGFYVKDSNDSTGEEQASEEEKHCSDVTLKVDTDSLDLEEVELDSEAELMKSMGLPLRFGGQSAHRDFVATENHRKRSNMKVMKKKKKKKKELQQKHEDKTGQELLDRAGGGHIQSVTGEPALATEHHEKSNKPQVVTEEYCESSESLANEALPSELKEKWEKYWNEYGEGLLWQSWLEKHQGMSSSETTATSEPWNSPSIKEEWEQHYSELYWYYWEQFQYWTNQGWTTESSHGDSVEPSEVIQDTGLSGEMGLVSTSEGLSLELFASNTRSEGTLLSSTEPHGDIISGICNLNLNLEEVEQSSAAPTVAHHCPQEHHSSDSESQKEPCDGGTRKRSTSSENKSVNQSGSQESSSLNSKDKEQLLLHNQDEDEDEEPPEYRPAKVKRSHELDVDENPVEDPEETCSVLGFKCGTGQKYDGMPDFTHRSVQYLEEKAKLKSKFLDMRKPRKSKNTHIFFTEESEMSFKKSKTLRKVEKFLKQVNKPEEEATSHSASPQGKAEASSRSSDSEDQESATATQTATLNAENQNPPPSSSVASCETEGNNLEEEVQDVAASSTDEQGVGGQEHGCGRQLVSLDIPDYLQPETENVSQVVDEKITAKKKEKKRRRRNKIALHGIPAEIAGDPELAKYWAQRYRLFSRFDEGIKLDREGWFSVTPEKIAEHIAVRVSQSFNCDIIVDAFCGVGGNAIQFALTSKRGGFLSRTRR, from the exons ATGGTGCCGGACCCGCGGGGTCGGCTGGTGGcggagctgctgctgagtgCGGGGCCCTCCCGCGGTAtcctctgcctctgctcccGCGCCTTCGTCGA AGATCGAAAATTGTATAAACTGGGATTAAAAGGATTTTATGTGAAAGATAGCAATGACAGTACAG GAGAGGAGCAGGCATCTGAAGAGGAGAAACATTGTAGCGATGTGACATTAAAGGTGGATACTGATTCTCTTGACCTGGAAGAAGTTGAACTGGATTCGGAGGCTGAGCTTATGAAGAGTATGGGATTGCCTCTTCGGTTTGGTGGGCAGTCAGCTCACAGGGACTTTGTG GcaacagaaaatcacagaaagagGAGTAACATGAAggttatgaaaaagaaaaagaagaagaaaaaagagttaCAGCAAAAACATGAGGATAAAACAGGGCAGGAACTTCTGGATCGAGCTGGTGGTGGTCACATCCAGTCTGTTACTGGTGAACCAGCCCTAGCTACAGAGCACCATGAGAAGAGCAACAAACCGCAGGTTGTAACTGAAGAGTACTGTGAAAGTTCAGAAAGTCTTGCAAATGAGGCTTTACCCAGCgaacttaaagaaaaatgggagaagtACTGGAATGAGTATGGAGAAGGCCTTCTCTGGCAAAGCTGGCTGGAAAAGCATCAAGGGATGTCATCATCTGAGACCACAGCAACCTCTGAGCCTTGGAATAGTCCAAGCATTAAGGAAGAGTGGGAGCAACATTATAGTGAACTGTATTGGTATTACTGGGAACAGTTTCAGTACTGGACAAATCAAGGGTGGACTACTGAGAGCTCACATGGTGACAGTGTGGAACCTAGTGAGGTTATCCAGGATACGGGTCTTTCAGGAGAAATGGGCTTGGTTAGCACAAGTGAAGGGCTGAGCTTGGAGCTGTTTGCCTCTAACACCAGAAGTGAGGGAACACTCCTGTCAAGTACTGAACCCCATGGTGATATAATATCTGGGATTTGtaatttaaatctgaatttggAGGAAGTGGAGCAGAGCAGTGCAGCTCCAACAGTTGCCCACCACTGTCCTCAAGAGCATCATTCATCTGACAGTGAAAGCCAGAAAGAGCCCTGTGATGGAGGAACCAGGAAAAGGAGcacttcttctgaaaataaaagtgttaACCAATCAG GTTCACAGGAATCAAGTAGCTTGAATTCAAAGGACAAAGAACAATTGCTGCTTCATAACcaagatgaggatgaggatgaagagCCTCCTGAATACAGACCTGCCAAAGTCAAGAGAAG cCACGAACTAGACGTGGATGAGAACCCAGTGGAAGATCCTGAGGAAACCTGCTCTGTTTTGGGTTTCAAATGTGGCACAGGACAAAA gtatGATGGAATGCCAGATTTCACCCACCGAAGTGTGCAGTACttggaggaaaaagcaaaactgaagtcCAAATTCTTAGATATGCGTAAACCAAGGAAGAGCAAAAACACACACATCTTCTTTACAGAGGAATCTGaaatgtctttcaaaaaaagtaaaactttgAGGAAG GTGGAGAAGTTCCTGAAGCAGGTTAATAAACCCGAAGAGGAAGCCACATCCCATTCAGCCTCCCCTCAGGGTAAAGCAGAGGCATCATCCCGGAGCAGCGACTCAGAGGATCAGGAAAGCGCTACTGCCACACAAACTGCGACACTGAATGCTGAAAACCAGAACCCACCACCATCTTCCAGTGTGGCCAGTTGTGAGACTGAAGGGAATAACCTTGAGGAAGAAGTGCAGGATGTGGCAGCGAGCAGCACTGATGAGCAGGGTGTAGGGGGGCAGGAGCATGGCTGTGGGCGACAACTAGTGTCTCTGGATATTCCCGATTATCTCCAGCCAGAGACAGAAAATGTCAGCCAAG TTGTAGATGAAAAAATTACTgcaaagaagaaggagaaaaaaaggaggagaaggaataaaattGCACTGCACGGTATACCTGCCGAGATTGCTGGTGATCCAGAGTTGGCCAAGTATTGGGCACAACGCTACCGGCTGTTCTCTCGGTTTGATGAGGGGATTAAACTAGACAGAG AGGGTTGGTTTTCTGTTACTCCTGAGAAAATAGCTGAGCATATTGCTGTCCGGGTCAGTCAGTCATTCAACTGTGATATCATAGTGGATGCATTCTGTGGGGTTGGAGGAAACGCTATTCAGTTTGCATTGACCTCAAAAAGAG